A window from Elusimicrobiota bacterium encodes these proteins:
- a CDS encoding DUF190 domain-containing protein, producing MKASYLRFYMHESRKHGSAVLYEWLLQKGKGLGLQGGSAFRAIAGFGRHGVLHEQHFYELAGDLAVEVEFIVTGEQERELLALLRAEKVRLVYAKVPAEFGETA from the coding sequence ATGAAGGCGTCCTATCTGCGCTTCTACATGCACGAGTCCCGCAAGCACGGGAGCGCCGTGCTCTACGAATGGCTGCTTCAGAAGGGGAAGGGGCTGGGCCTGCAGGGCGGCTCGGCGTTCCGCGCCATCGCCGGCTTCGGCCGCCACGGGGTCCTGCACGAGCAGCACTTCTATGAGCTCGCCGGCGACCTCGCCGTCGAGGTGGAGTTCATCGTCACGGGGGAGCAGGAACGCGAACTGCTCGCGCTCCTGAGGGCTGAGAAGGTCCGGCTCGTCTACGCGAAGGTCCCCGCCGAGTTCGGCGAGACGGCCTAG